In Coregonus clupeaformis isolate EN_2021a chromosome 15, ASM2061545v1, whole genome shotgun sequence, one genomic interval encodes:
- the LOC121582556 gene encoding coiled-coil domain-containing protein 152 isoform X2: MKKFTAVNLDKLIDDFTHLEQTKEKCLTEERDGMLGTVNGLQQTLQQQCDLRVENEKLKSTVSDLKRQSERTVEEREAEVQRLVAEMRAVVERHQKELESLREQCRRGVEGTHRETQSKLEAKDAELKEAMERKESDMGEMRRIMRDQERERQSEILKLQMEFGAKLARVQSTTQRIQQQPQGSGLLPQNIFKRKFQFLQEEKNREVEALRQRIKELEKQHASGFSDSRLKRKKI; this comes from the exons ATGAAGAAGTTTACAGCAGTAAATCTGGACAAGCTTATTGATGATTTCACTCATCTGGAACAG ACCAAAGAGAAGTGCTTGACTGAGG AGCGAGATGGGATGTTGGGGACAGTGAACGGACTCCAGCAGACTCTACAGCAGCAGTGTGACCTCAgag TGGAGAATGAAAAGTTGAAAAGCACTGTGTCAGATCTGAAAAGGCAGAGTGAGAGGACAGTAGAG GAGCGGGAAGCTGAGGTTCAGAGGCTGGTGGCAGAGATGAGAGCTGTGGTAGAGAGACACCAGAAGGAGCTGGAGTCTTTGAGAGAGCAGTgcaggagaggggtggagggcactcacagagaaacacagagcaAAC TTGAGGCTAAAGATGCAGAGCTGAAAGAGGCCATGGAGAGAAAGGAGTCAGATATGGGGGAGATGAGAAGGATAATGAGggaccaggagagagagaggcaaagtgAAATATTAAAGTTACAAATGGAG TTTGGTGCTAAGCTTGCCAGGGTGCAGAGTACCACACAGAGGATCCAGCAGCAGCCCCAGGGCTCAGGTCTTCTACCTCAGAACATCTTCAAACGG AAGTTCCAGTTCCTtcaggaggagaagaacagagaggtCGAGGCCCTGCGCCAGAGAATCAAGGAATTGGAGAAGCAGCACGCCAGCGGATTCAGTGACTCCCGTCTAAAGAGAAAGAAGATTTAG
- the LOC121582556 gene encoding coiled-coil domain-containing protein 152 isoform X3 → MLGTVNGLQQTLQQQCDLRVENEKLKSTVSDLKRQSERTVEEREAEVQRLVAEMRAVVERHQKELESLREQCRRGVEGTHRETQSKLEAKDAELKEAMERKESDMGEMRRIMRDQERERQSEILKLQMEFGAKLARVQSTTQRIQQQPQGSGLLPQNIFKRKFQFLQEEKNREVEALRQRIKELEKQHASGFSDSRLKRKKI, encoded by the exons ATGTTGGGGACAGTGAACGGACTCCAGCAGACTCTACAGCAGCAGTGTGACCTCAgag TGGAGAATGAAAAGTTGAAAAGCACTGTGTCAGATCTGAAAAGGCAGAGTGAGAGGACAGTAGAG GAGCGGGAAGCTGAGGTTCAGAGGCTGGTGGCAGAGATGAGAGCTGTGGTAGAGAGACACCAGAAGGAGCTGGAGTCTTTGAGAGAGCAGTgcaggagaggggtggagggcactcacagagaaacacagagcaAAC TTGAGGCTAAAGATGCAGAGCTGAAAGAGGCCATGGAGAGAAAGGAGTCAGATATGGGGGAGATGAGAAGGATAATGAGggaccaggagagagagaggcaaagtgAAATATTAAAGTTACAAATGGAG TTTGGTGCTAAGCTTGCCAGGGTGCAGAGTACCACACAGAGGATCCAGCAGCAGCCCCAGGGCTCAGGTCTTCTACCTCAGAACATCTTCAAACGG AAGTTCCAGTTCCTtcaggaggagaagaacagagaggtCGAGGCCCTGCGCCAGAGAATCAAGGAATTGGAGAAGCAGCACGCCAGCGGATTCAGTGACTCCCGTCTAAAGAGAAAGAAGATTTAG
- the LOC121583328 gene encoding serine/threonine-protein kinase NIM1-like yields the protein MPGGQYQMSSRRPRPSRHSLSVSSEGGQDEEEANPPKRLTPLERLTTEMCQDEQTIKELILGRRIGFYKVRGEIGSGTFSRVKMAFHVLTKDKVAIKVLDKTRLDVQAQRLLSREISCMEALQHANVVRLYEVVESHSRLYLVMEYASGGDLHTHICSEGRLSEAEAKITFAQILSAIKHMHDKNIIHRDLKAENVLYTCNGCVKVADFGFSTRVINRSDTLDTFCGSPPYAAPELFRDDCYVGPPVDVWAMAVLLFFMVTGTMPFQADTMGKLRLAVIEGVYILPPWVPGPCQRLIRGILKPVPADRYAVDQMLGCDWLLPVEYPWTVVPPVPLNPLRLADAEPGELDDEEEEIRASLEELGVNMEHIRNNQGKGSRSPITGLYRILLHRAQKRRGAETVPVIRGLIQDPKREGLRAYRGLMHASKLCVLQ from the exons ATGCCAGGGGGCCAGTATCAGATGTCTTCCAGGAGGCCTCGCCCCAGCCGCCATAGCCTGTCAGTCAGCTCAGAAGGTGGGCAGGATGAGGAGGAGGCCAACCCTCCCAAACGCCTCACTCCCCTGGAGAGGCTCACCACCGAAATGTGTCAGGATGAGCAGACCATCAAGGAGCTGATCTTGGGCCGTAGGATTGGCTTCTACAAGGTCCGTGGTGAGATTGGCTCTGGAACCTTCTCCCGTGTCAAAATGGCCTTCCACGTCCTCACCAAAG ACAAGGTGGCAATCAAGGTGCTGGATAAGACGCGGCTGGATGTTCAGGCCCAGAGGCTACTCTCCAGGGAGATCTCCTGCATGGAAGCCCTGCAGCATGCCAATGTTGTGCGCCTTTACGAGGTGGTGGAGTCACACAGCCGCCTCTACCTGGTGATGGAGTACGCCAGTGGAGGGGACCTCCACACACACATCTGCTCTGAGGGCAGGCTGTCAGAAGCAGAGGCCAAGATCACCTTTGCACAAATCCTGTCTGCCATCAAACATATG CATGACAAAAACATCATCCACCGGGACCTGAAGGCCGAGAATGTACTGTACACCTGTAATGGCTGTGTGAAGGTGGCTGACTTTGGCTTCAGCACCAGGGTCATCAACCGCAGCGACACCCTGGACACCTTCTGTGGTTCTCCCCCCTACGCCGCTCCTGAACTCTTCAGGGACGATTGCTACGTGGGGCCACCAGTGGACGTGTGGGCCATGGCTGTCCTGCTCTTCTTCATGGTGACCGGCACCATGCCCTTCCAGGCTGACACCATGGGCAAGCTGAGGCTCGCCGTTATAGAAGGGGTCTACATCCTCCCGCCCTGGGTACCAGGCCCGTGCCAGCGGCTGATCCGGGGCATACTGAAGCCTGTACCAGCGGATCGTTATGCGGTGGACCAGATGTTGGGCTGTGACTGGCTGCTCCCTGTGGAGTACCCGTGGACAGTGGTGCCACCGGTCCCCCTCAACCCTCTGCGCCTGGCAGATGCAGAGCCTGGGGAGctggatgatgaggaggaggagatcaGGGCCTCTCTGGAGGAGTTGGGTGTCAACATGGAACATATACGCAACAACCAGGGCAAGGGCAGCCGCAGCCCCATCACCGGACTTTACCGTATCCTCTTACACCGCGCCCAGAAGAGGCGTGGCGCCGAGACTGTGCCAGTGATCAGAGGGTTGATCCAGGACCCTAAGAGAGAGGGCCTCCGAGCCTACAGAGGTCTGATGCACGCCTCCAAGTTATGTGTCCTTCAGTAA
- the LOC121582556 gene encoding coiled-coil domain-containing protein 152 isoform X1 yields MKKFTAVNLDKLIDDFTHLEQKITELKGKNNILEIKLDETNRVLKFSQTKEKCLTEERDGMLGTVNGLQQTLQQQCDLRVENEKLKSTVSDLKRQSERTVEEREAEVQRLVAEMRAVVERHQKELESLREQCRRGVEGTHRETQSKLEAKDAELKEAMERKESDMGEMRRIMRDQERERQSEILKLQMEFGAKLARVQSTTQRIQQQPQGSGLLPQNIFKRKFQFLQEEKNREVEALRQRIKELEKQHASGFSDSRLKRKKI; encoded by the exons ATGAAGAAGTTTACAGCAGTAAATCTGGACAAGCTTATTGATGATTTCACTCATCTGGAACAG AAAATTACAGAGCTCAAGGGTAAAAACAACATATTGGAGATCAAGTTGGATGAGACCAACAGAGTTCTGAAATTTTCACAGACCAAAGAGAAGTGCTTGACTGAGG AGCGAGATGGGATGTTGGGGACAGTGAACGGACTCCAGCAGACTCTACAGCAGCAGTGTGACCTCAgag TGGAGAATGAAAAGTTGAAAAGCACTGTGTCAGATCTGAAAAGGCAGAGTGAGAGGACAGTAGAG GAGCGGGAAGCTGAGGTTCAGAGGCTGGTGGCAGAGATGAGAGCTGTGGTAGAGAGACACCAGAAGGAGCTGGAGTCTTTGAGAGAGCAGTgcaggagaggggtggagggcactcacagagaaacacagagcaAAC TTGAGGCTAAAGATGCAGAGCTGAAAGAGGCCATGGAGAGAAAGGAGTCAGATATGGGGGAGATGAGAAGGATAATGAGggaccaggagagagagaggcaaagtgAAATATTAAAGTTACAAATGGAG TTTGGTGCTAAGCTTGCCAGGGTGCAGAGTACCACACAGAGGATCCAGCAGCAGCCCCAGGGCTCAGGTCTTCTACCTCAGAACATCTTCAAACGG AAGTTCCAGTTCCTtcaggaggagaagaacagagaggtCGAGGCCCTGCGCCAGAGAATCAAGGAATTGGAGAAGCAGCACGCCAGCGGATTCAGTGACTCCCGTCTAAAGAGAAAGAAGATTTAG
- the LOC121582553 gene encoding growth arrest and DNA damage-inducible protein GADD45 gamma-like: protein MTLEEVLIQKSAERAQCTSKALEEVLLSAKENDCLTVGVYESAKVMNVDPDSVSFCVLATDEEWECDIALQIHFTLIQSFCFDNDISIVRVNNMQRLAEIVGDKAGQLEDAHCCLITNPADGSWEDAALEKLHLFCEESRSLNDWVPEITLLER from the exons ATGACTCTTGAGGAAGTTCTGATCCAGAAGTCCGCTGAGCGTGCCCAGTGCACCAGCAAAGCACTAGAGGAAGTTCTGCTCTCTGCTAAAGAAAATGACTGCCTGACGGTTGGTGTCTACGAGTCTGCTAAAGTTATGAACGT TGACCCAGACAGCGTGTCTTTCTGTGTTCTGGCCACCGATGAGGAGTGGGAGTGTGACATTGCTCTCCAGATCCACTTCACCCTCATCCAGTCTTtctgttttgacaacgacatcaGCATCGTCAGAGTGAACAACATGCAGCGCCTGGCTGAGATTGTTGGTGACAAGGCTGGCCAGCTTGAAGATGCCCACTGCTGTCTGATCACG AACCCAGCTGATGGTTCTTGGGAGGACGCTGCTCTGGAAAAGCTGCACCTGTTCTGTGAGGAGAGCCGCAGTCTGAACGACTGGGTTCCAGAGATCACCCTCCTTGAGCGCTGA
- the LOC121582555 gene encoding growth hormone receptor isoform X1 has translation MATSHILFICLLLILAVLSQEPSTSKQARPQITGCVSHDMNTFRCRWNVGAAEPRDLRMFYYINDKNISPKEWGECPHYADSTDECFFNERYTKVWMTYSVQLRSGDQDILYDEVIFTVEDIVEPDPPIALNWTLLNVGLTGSHFDIMLSWEPPHSADVSMGWMTLQYEVQYREVNSTLWRTVDHEKGMQRSLYGLRTNTDNEVRVRCKMLASRNFGEFSDSIFIHIPTKESRLPVTVLLVFAALGLAVILMLVIYSQQQKLMVILLPPIPGPKIKGIDPELLKKGKLAELTSILGGHPDLRPELYSDDPWVEFIELDMEEPNDRLTVLDTQCLMNDCASSNCPPITIGFRDDDSGRASCCDPDLPDPEASPFHSLLSNTSRSLEPSGLASNEASSPVQTPTTEVSPWAVPGREDLYTKVNEVRPTGEVLLTPEEQSKVEENAEEKDEKEKEKKRREFQLLVVNADVGGYTSELDAGKMSARLSTGRASQPAPTEDSSLVQGQCFGEYQSLYFEAEMPPIPPASPISPLPPVSAYTMVEGVDRQNSLLLKPSSPPAPQPVLTKQPLPTPTPEGYLTPDLLGNITP, from the exons cCCGCCCCCAGATCACTGGCTGTGTCTCCCATGACATGAACACCTTCCGCTGCAGATGGAATGTCGGAGCAGCAGAACCCAGAGACCTGCGGATGTTCTACTACATTAATGATAAGAA TATATCTCCCAAAGAGTGGGGTGAATGTCCTCACTACGCTGACAGTACAGATGAGTGCTTCTTCAATGAACGCTACACAAAGGTCTGGATGACCTACAGTGTCCAGCTCCGCTCTGGAGATCAGGACATTCTCTATGACGAGGTCATCTTCACCGTGGAAGACATCG TGGAACCAGACCCTCCAATAGCGCTGAACTGGACCCTGTTGAATGTGGGTCTAACCGGGAGCCACTTTGACATCATGTTGAGCTGGGAACCACCGCACTCCGCAGATGTGTCGATGGGCTGGATGACGCTACAGTACGAGGTGCAGTACCGCGAGGTCAACTCAACACTGTGGAGGACG GTGGACCATGAAAAGGGAATGCAGCGATCGCTATACGGGCTGCGCACCAACACAGACAATGAGGTCAGGGTGAGGTGCAAGATGCTGGCATCCCGTAACTTTGGGGAATTCAGCGACTCCATATTCATACACATCCCCACTAAAG AGTCCAGACTTCCAGTTACTGTCCTGCTTGTCTTTGCTGCTTTGGGTTTGGCAGTCATCCTAATGCTGGTAATATATTCCCAGCAACAGAA GTTGATGGTGATTCTGCTGCCTCCAATTCCTGGTCCCAAAATCAAAGGCATCGACCCAGAGCTCCTTAAA AAAGGTAAGTTGGCTGAGCTGACCTCCATCCTGGGCGGCCACCCTGACCTGAGGCCAGAGCTGTACAGCGACGACCCCTGGGTGGAGTTCATCGAGCTGGACATGGAGGAGCCCAACGACAGGCTGACTGTGCTGGACACCCAATGCTTGATGAACGACTGTGCCTCCTCAAACTGTCCTCCTATCACCATTGGCTTCAGGGATGACGACTCGGGCCGGGCCAGCTGCTGTGACCCTGATCTGCCTGACCCAGAGGCCTCccccttccactccctcctctccaaCACCAGCCGCTCCCTGGAGCCCTCTGGCCTGGCCAGCAATGAGGCCAGCTCCCCAGTCCAGACCCCCACCACTGAGGTTTCTCCCTGGGCCGTCCCTGGCAGGGAGGACCTCTACACCAAGGTGAATGAGGTGAGACCCACTGGTGAAGTGCTGCTGACACCTGAGGAGCAGAGCAAGGTGGAGGAGAATGCAGAGGAGAAGgatgagaaggagaaagagaagaagaggagggagtTTCAGCTGCTGGTGGTGAATGCTGATGTGGGAGGCTACACCTCAGAGTTAGATGCTGGGAAGATGAGTGCAAGACTCTCCACTGGGAGAGCCAGCCAGCCTGCTCCAACGGAGGACAGTAGTCTTGTGCAGGGACAGTGCTTCGGGGAGTACCAGAGCCTGTACTTTGAGGCTGAAATGCCCCCCATTCCacctgcctctcccatctccccacTGCCCCCTGTCTCTGCCTACACCATGGTGGAGGGAGTGGACAGGCAGAACAGCCTCCTTCTGAAGCCCAGCTCCCCACCTGCACCCCAGCCAGTCCTAACCAAGCAGCCCCTGCCCACACCTACACCAGAGGGTTACCTGACCCCTGACTTACTGGGCAACATTACACCATAA
- the LOC121582555 gene encoding growth hormone receptor isoform X2 — translation MATSHILFICLLLILAVLSQEPSTSKQARPQITGCVSHDMNTFRCRWNVGAAEPRDLRMFYYINDNISPKEWGECPHYADSTDECFFNERYTKVWMTYSVQLRSGDQDILYDEVIFTVEDIVEPDPPIALNWTLLNVGLTGSHFDIMLSWEPPHSADVSMGWMTLQYEVQYREVNSTLWRTVDHEKGMQRSLYGLRTNTDNEVRVRCKMLASRNFGEFSDSIFIHIPTKESRLPVTVLLVFAALGLAVILMLVIYSQQQKLMVILLPPIPGPKIKGIDPELLKKGKLAELTSILGGHPDLRPELYSDDPWVEFIELDMEEPNDRLTVLDTQCLMNDCASSNCPPITIGFRDDDSGRASCCDPDLPDPEASPFHSLLSNTSRSLEPSGLASNEASSPVQTPTTEVSPWAVPGREDLYTKVNEVRPTGEVLLTPEEQSKVEENAEEKDEKEKEKKRREFQLLVVNADVGGYTSELDAGKMSARLSTGRASQPAPTEDSSLVQGQCFGEYQSLYFEAEMPPIPPASPISPLPPVSAYTMVEGVDRQNSLLLKPSSPPAPQPVLTKQPLPTPTPEGYLTPDLLGNITP, via the exons cCCGCCCCCAGATCACTGGCTGTGTCTCCCATGACATGAACACCTTCCGCTGCAGATGGAATGTCGGAGCAGCAGAACCCAGAGACCTGCGGATGTTCTACTACATTAATGATAA TATATCTCCCAAAGAGTGGGGTGAATGTCCTCACTACGCTGACAGTACAGATGAGTGCTTCTTCAATGAACGCTACACAAAGGTCTGGATGACCTACAGTGTCCAGCTCCGCTCTGGAGATCAGGACATTCTCTATGACGAGGTCATCTTCACCGTGGAAGACATCG TGGAACCAGACCCTCCAATAGCGCTGAACTGGACCCTGTTGAATGTGGGTCTAACCGGGAGCCACTTTGACATCATGTTGAGCTGGGAACCACCGCACTCCGCAGATGTGTCGATGGGCTGGATGACGCTACAGTACGAGGTGCAGTACCGCGAGGTCAACTCAACACTGTGGAGGACG GTGGACCATGAAAAGGGAATGCAGCGATCGCTATACGGGCTGCGCACCAACACAGACAATGAGGTCAGGGTGAGGTGCAAGATGCTGGCATCCCGTAACTTTGGGGAATTCAGCGACTCCATATTCATACACATCCCCACTAAAG AGTCCAGACTTCCAGTTACTGTCCTGCTTGTCTTTGCTGCTTTGGGTTTGGCAGTCATCCTAATGCTGGTAATATATTCCCAGCAACAGAA GTTGATGGTGATTCTGCTGCCTCCAATTCCTGGTCCCAAAATCAAAGGCATCGACCCAGAGCTCCTTAAA AAAGGTAAGTTGGCTGAGCTGACCTCCATCCTGGGCGGCCACCCTGACCTGAGGCCAGAGCTGTACAGCGACGACCCCTGGGTGGAGTTCATCGAGCTGGACATGGAGGAGCCCAACGACAGGCTGACTGTGCTGGACACCCAATGCTTGATGAACGACTGTGCCTCCTCAAACTGTCCTCCTATCACCATTGGCTTCAGGGATGACGACTCGGGCCGGGCCAGCTGCTGTGACCCTGATCTGCCTGACCCAGAGGCCTCccccttccactccctcctctccaaCACCAGCCGCTCCCTGGAGCCCTCTGGCCTGGCCAGCAATGAGGCCAGCTCCCCAGTCCAGACCCCCACCACTGAGGTTTCTCCCTGGGCCGTCCCTGGCAGGGAGGACCTCTACACCAAGGTGAATGAGGTGAGACCCACTGGTGAAGTGCTGCTGACACCTGAGGAGCAGAGCAAGGTGGAGGAGAATGCAGAGGAGAAGgatgagaaggagaaagagaagaagaggagggagtTTCAGCTGCTGGTGGTGAATGCTGATGTGGGAGGCTACACCTCAGAGTTAGATGCTGGGAAGATGAGTGCAAGACTCTCCACTGGGAGAGCCAGCCAGCCTGCTCCAACGGAGGACAGTAGTCTTGTGCAGGGACAGTGCTTCGGGGAGTACCAGAGCCTGTACTTTGAGGCTGAAATGCCCCCCATTCCacctgcctctcccatctccccacTGCCCCCTGTCTCTGCCTACACCATGGTGGAGGGAGTGGACAGGCAGAACAGCCTCCTTCTGAAGCCCAGCTCCCCACCTGCACCCCAGCCAGTCCTAACCAAGCAGCCCCTGCCCACACCTACACCAGAGGGTTACCTGACCCCTGACTTACTGGGCAACATTACACCATAA